Proteins from a genomic interval of Arthrobacter sp. CAN_C5:
- a CDS encoding glucose-6-phosphate dehydrogenase, with translation MVGPSYQGYQLGPLTACGTTRWQGGRVVRVDTHTNSVQDSSPFSPDQEVATLLILGASGDLTGRLLLPGLARLVGHGRATGLNLVGAGYDDWSAGQWADRVSASFADAAKTADDDARVTLELLRTTSEYRQIDVTAPGELAELISSLQGPVAVYFALPPAISEKACELLSADDLPLGTRLVMEKPFGTDQAAAFRLNETLTALVAEDHIHRVDHFLGKATVLNILGLRFANRLLEPVWNNLHIDRVEVLYDEALALEGRAGYYDGAGALRDMIQSHLLHAMAILAMEPPVSLHERDLRDGIGAVLRASEVDPDFATSTRRARYSAGTVDGRMIPDYAAEDGVDPALGTETLAEITVSINNSRWSGVPFILRSGKALGGNRKEALVTFKPVSHLPTGFTGQDSPTQLRIGFGPETLKLEIDVNGPGDIFSLDRAVLEVQLNASELLPYGEVLEGVLTGDPTLSVRGDTAEDCWRIVDPVLDAWAANEVPLDEYPAGSSGPDAWEQRA, from the coding sequence ATGGTGGGGCCCAGTTATCAAGGGTACCAACTAGGGCCGCTGACGGCTTGCGGGACAACACGATGGCAAGGTGGCAGGGTAGTGCGGGTGGATACGCATACAAACTCAGTCCAGGACAGCTCCCCCTTTTCACCCGACCAGGAGGTCGCCACGCTCCTCATTCTGGGGGCCTCGGGCGACCTGACGGGCCGCTTGCTCCTGCCCGGACTGGCGCGCCTGGTCGGGCACGGCCGGGCGACGGGGCTAAATCTGGTCGGTGCCGGCTACGACGACTGGAGCGCCGGTCAGTGGGCGGACCGGGTGAGCGCTTCCTTCGCTGACGCCGCGAAGACCGCCGACGACGACGCCCGGGTCACCCTGGAGTTGCTGCGGACCACCAGCGAATACCGGCAGATCGACGTCACCGCGCCGGGTGAGCTGGCAGAGCTGATCTCGTCGCTGCAGGGTCCTGTGGCCGTGTACTTCGCCCTTCCGCCAGCGATCTCGGAGAAGGCGTGCGAGTTGCTCTCCGCCGACGATCTGCCACTGGGTACCCGCCTGGTGATGGAGAAACCGTTCGGGACCGATCAGGCGGCGGCTTTCAGACTCAACGAAACGTTGACGGCACTGGTAGCCGAGGACCATATCCACCGGGTGGACCACTTCCTGGGGAAGGCAACAGTCCTGAACATCCTGGGGCTGAGGTTCGCCAACCGACTCCTGGAGCCGGTCTGGAACAACCTGCACATCGATCGGGTCGAGGTGCTTTACGACGAGGCTCTGGCCCTGGAAGGCCGGGCTGGCTATTACGACGGCGCCGGGGCGCTCCGGGACATGATCCAGAGTCATCTGCTCCATGCCATGGCGATCCTCGCGATGGAGCCGCCGGTCAGTTTGCACGAGCGTGATCTGAGGGATGGCATTGGTGCTGTCCTGCGGGCCAGTGAGGTAGACCCGGATTTCGCCACGAGCACCCGGCGCGCCAGGTACTCCGCCGGGACTGTCGATGGGCGGATGATCCCCGACTACGCGGCCGAGGACGGTGTCGACCCGGCGCTGGGAACCGAGACGCTGGCCGAAATCACCGTGTCCATCAATAACTCACGATGGTCGGGGGTGCCCTTCATCCTACGGTCAGGAAAGGCGCTGGGTGGAAACCGGAAGGAAGCGCTCGTGACGTTCAAGCCGGTGAGCCATCTTCCGACCGGATTCACTGGGCAGGACTCCCCCACCCAGTTGCGGATCGGGTTTGGGCCCGAAACCCTGAAGCTTGAGATTGATGTCAACGGGCCAGGCGATATTTTCTCCCTGGACCGGGCCGTCCTGGAGGTTCAACTGAACGCCTCAGAGCTGCTGCCGTACGGTGAAGTCCTTGAGGGCGTCCTGACCGGCGACCCCACCCTGTCCGTTCGCGGAGACACCGCCGAGGACTGCTGGCGGATCGTCGACCCGGTGCTGGACGCGTGGGCTGCAAACGAGGTGCCGCTGGACGAATACCCCGCCGGTTCCTCCGGCCCCGATGCCTGGGAACAGCGGGCTTAA
- the ftsY gene encoding signal recognition particle-docking protein FtsY yields the protein MNETTLQIVIYVAISLAVIGSLAVLLLKGRKTPPGTYTSTRDDDDRVASGPSGTSTDTLERPMGTADDVIVPDDLRDLDETTIGTETVPVETPAEVQGRLARLRARLIRSNNALGKGLLALLSRDNIDEDVWDEIEETLLLADLGTEPTMELVDALRARVKVAGSRSPAEVKDMLREELIKLVDPTMDRSLATHRHADRPAVVLVVGVNGVGKTTTVGKLARVLVADDKDVLLGAADTFRAAAAEQLATWGQRVGVPTVRSDVDGADPASVAYEAVKAGIDGEVDVVMIDTAGRLQNKVGLMDELGKVKRVIEKLATVDEVLLVLDATTGQNGLNQARVFAEVVNVTGIVLTKLDGTAKGGIVVAIQRSLGVPVKLVGLGEGADDLALFEAESFVDAILN from the coding sequence GTGAACGAGACGACGCTCCAGATAGTAATTTACGTAGCCATTTCTCTCGCGGTCATCGGCTCACTTGCCGTGCTGCTGCTGAAGGGACGGAAAACACCGCCGGGTACCTATACCAGCACCCGCGACGACGACGACCGGGTCGCCAGCGGCCCGTCGGGAACCTCCACCGACACGTTGGAACGGCCGATGGGTACGGCCGACGATGTCATTGTTCCCGACGACCTGCGCGACCTTGACGAAACCACCATCGGGACCGAAACGGTGCCGGTCGAAACCCCCGCAGAGGTGCAGGGCCGCCTGGCCCGCCTCCGTGCCCGACTGATCCGGTCGAACAACGCGCTCGGCAAGGGCCTGCTCGCCCTGCTGTCCCGCGACAACATCGACGAGGACGTCTGGGACGAAATCGAAGAGACCCTGCTGCTCGCCGACCTGGGCACCGAACCGACAATGGAACTGGTGGACGCGCTCCGCGCCCGGGTGAAGGTGGCGGGTAGCCGCAGCCCCGCCGAGGTGAAGGACATGCTGCGCGAAGAGCTGATCAAACTCGTGGATCCCACGATGGACCGCTCCCTCGCGACCCACCGGCACGCAGACCGCCCGGCGGTCGTGCTGGTGGTCGGTGTCAACGGGGTCGGCAAGACCACGACCGTCGGCAAGCTGGCCCGGGTGCTGGTCGCTGATGACAAGGACGTTCTCCTCGGCGCGGCCGACACCTTCCGCGCCGCAGCAGCGGAACAGCTCGCCACGTGGGGACAGCGTGTGGGCGTCCCCACGGTCCGGTCCGACGTCGACGGCGCCGATCCCGCCTCGGTTGCCTACGAGGCGGTCAAGGCCGGGATCGACGGCGAGGTGGACGTGGTCATGATCGACACCGCCGGTCGCCTGCAGAACAAGGTCGGCCTGATGGACGAACTCGGCAAGGTGAAGCGGGTCATCGAGAAGCTGGCCACCGTTGATGAGGTACTGCTGGTGCTCGATGCCACCACCGGTCAGAACGGCCTCAACCAGGCCCGCGTGTTCGCCGAAGTGGTCAACGTGACCGGAATCGTCCTGACCAAGCTCGACGGCACGGCCAAGGGCGGCATTGTCGTCGCGATCCAGCGCAGCCTCGGGGTGCCGGTGAAACTGGTGGGCCTCGGCGAGGGTGCCGACGACCTGGCGCTGTTCGAGGCGGAGTCCTTTGTGGACGCAATCCTCAACTAG
- a CDS encoding MFS transporter: protein MFSFRRSSTTGAAAVEPAERIKIPRDIRVLIAAAFVIAIGFGLVAPVLPQFAQSFDMPPLVARLDLGVTASAIIVSAFAFTRLVFAPASGKLVERLGERPVYVSGLLIVALSTAACAFAADYWQLLIFRGLGGIGSTLFTVSAMGLIVRLAPPGLRGRVSGSYASAFLLGSIIGPLIGGLLAVFGLRVPFLVYAGALLIAAAVVFFQLRDSSLRDKAANATPLPALTVREALGDSAYRAALASGFSNGWSSFGVRMALVPLFAAAVLGEGPEVAGIALTFFAAGTALALTFSGRLADRLGRKPMILTGLAVNGLAMACLGFTTDLVLFLTVSVIAGLGAGLLNPAQQAAVADVIGNQRSGGKVLAAFQMSADTGAIIGPIIAGLLVDALSFGWAFALTGAVAFAAFLVWLGARETLPQRTP from the coding sequence ATGTTCAGCTTCAGACGCTCCTCCACCACCGGCGCGGCCGCCGTCGAACCCGCCGAGCGCATCAAAATTCCGCGCGACATCCGGGTGCTGATTGCTGCTGCCTTCGTGATTGCCATCGGTTTTGGCCTCGTGGCGCCGGTCCTGCCTCAGTTCGCGCAGAGTTTCGATATGCCGCCGCTCGTGGCGCGCCTGGACCTGGGGGTCACCGCTTCGGCGATTATCGTCAGCGCTTTCGCGTTCACCCGGCTGGTGTTCGCTCCTGCCAGCGGCAAGTTAGTGGAGCGACTGGGTGAGCGACCGGTCTACGTGTCCGGTCTGCTCATTGTGGCGCTGTCGACGGCGGCGTGTGCGTTCGCGGCCGACTACTGGCAGCTGCTGATTTTCCGTGGTCTCGGCGGGATCGGCTCCACCCTGTTCACGGTCTCGGCGATGGGGCTGATCGTCAGGCTGGCACCTCCCGGGCTGCGGGGCCGGGTATCCGGGTCCTACGCGTCAGCGTTCCTGCTGGGCAGTATTATCGGCCCGCTGATCGGTGGCCTGTTGGCCGTGTTTGGGCTGAGGGTGCCGTTCCTGGTCTATGCCGGTGCGCTGTTGATCGCCGCGGCCGTGGTCTTCTTCCAGCTGCGGGACTCCTCGCTCCGGGACAAGGCAGCCAACGCCACCCCCCTTCCGGCGCTGACGGTCAGGGAGGCGCTGGGCGATTCCGCCTACCGGGCGGCCCTCGCCTCGGGGTTCTCCAACGGCTGGTCCTCGTTCGGCGTCAGGATGGCGCTCGTTCCCCTGTTCGCTGCGGCGGTACTCGGTGAGGGGCCGGAAGTGGCCGGCATCGCCCTGACCTTCTTCGCTGCGGGCACCGCCCTGGCGTTGACCTTCTCCGGCAGGCTGGCGGACCGCCTGGGCCGCAAGCCGATGATCCTGACCGGCCTTGCCGTCAACGGACTGGCGATGGCCTGCCTTGGCTTCACCACCGATCTGGTTCTCTTCCTGACCGTCTCCGTAATTGCCGGCCTCGGGGCGGGTCTGCTCAACCCGGCGCAGCAGGCGGCAGTGGCCGACGTGATCGGGAACCAGCGCAGCGGCGGAAAGGTCCTGGCCGCGTTCCAGATGAGCGCGGACACCGGTGCGATCATTGGCCCAATCATCGCCGGCCTCCTGGTGGACGCACTGTCCTTCGGATGGGCCTTCGCCCTGACCGGTGCCGTGGCCTTCGCTGCGTTCCTGGTGTGGCTGGGCGCCCGCGAAACGCTTCCCCAACGAACTCCCTAG
- a CDS encoding P-II family nitrogen regulator: MKLVTAIVRPDKLDGVRGALETYGVQGLTVSGASGYGRQRGHTEVYRGAEYTVDLLQKIRVEVLVADAWVTDIVDVLVSTANTGRAGDGKVWVIPVEDAVRVRTGERGDAAL; encoded by the coding sequence ATGAAGCTGGTAACAGCAATCGTCCGCCCGGATAAGCTCGACGGCGTCCGCGGGGCTCTGGAAACGTACGGCGTCCAGGGACTCACGGTCAGCGGGGCCAGTGGCTATGGGAGACAGCGCGGCCACACCGAGGTTTATCGTGGTGCTGAATACACGGTGGACCTGCTCCAGAAGATTCGCGTAGAAGTCCTCGTGGCGGACGCCTGGGTCACCGACATCGTCGATGTCCTGGTCTCAACAGCCAACACCGGCCGGGCCGGCGACGGCAAGGTCTGGGTTATCCCGGTGGAGGACGCCGTCCGCGTCCGCACCGGAGAACGCGGCGACGCCGCGCTCTAA
- a CDS encoding AAA family ATPase: MHLKSLTVRGFKSFASATTFDFEPGVTAVVGPNGSGKSNVVDALAWVMGEQGAKTLRGGKMEDVIFAGTSGRPPLGRAQVSLTIDNADGALPIEYAEVTISRTLFRTGGSEYAINGSTCRLLDIQELLSDSGLGREMHVIVGQGQLDKVLHATPEDRRGFIEEAAGILKHRRRREKTVRKLDAMQANLTRLTDLTGEIRRQLTPLGKQADVARRAKTVQFDVRDARARLMADNLVQLVNSFEQEVADETALKERRADVEKLLATGRSRQADLERLAAEATPRLNTARDTWYQLASTRERFRSLGSLADERTRLLGSGAEDDASRTSSRTPDELDQQAARVRTEEATLRGDVADRREALETAVELRGDAEDAAALEDKRLTGLLRAAADRREGLAKLTGQVGAARSRVESAEAELGRLRVSVADVDVRRTAAQQEFAALEVQVAGAEQGEENLDETYETASAALATVQAELEELTRQERAADRERESLQARREALQTGLQRRDGSQVVLDGGLDGVLAAVTELITVRQGYETAIAAALGPAADAVAVRDLQAADSALRRVIDDDAGQVALLVAGGAEAGGTDVGRADGGGIDAGGTNASGVSATVGSSYGEPGARARVSAEALPPGAVPAADLVRCDARIAGVVGTMLAHSVVVDLLDQAFDLVETHPHLTAVTRDGHLVTVASVRGGSAAEPGVLEIQAAVDETTGRLEAAANRRERARFEIVAATARLEDAQLAADTALEQLHESDARLAAVAEKLGQLGSVVRSAAGETERLTQLADAAAANLATEQDRLHEVTARLAAAQDVPAETEPSTEHRDLLALGAAQARQAEMDARLSLRSAEEQLRAIANRAVSLERAAIAERQARVQAAERARIRRVQARRAAAVGQASRSALAYLDVSVDQAARHRDAAEELRAQWDAELGEVRTGNDRLLAELAELTDSVHRDELARAQQQARIETLQNRSIDELGLTADHLVAEYGPDIPVPVPAAAADKWAELRAPVDDDGKPVPVGVPFVREEQEKRLKRAEKDLASLGKVNPLALEEFAALEERHQFLSTQLEDLKATRKDLLDIIREVDERVEQVFTAAYRDTAVQFERVFGRLFPGGEGRLVLTDPENMLTTGIEVEARPAGKRIKRLSLLSGGERSLTAVALLVAIFKARPSPFYVMDEVEAALDDTNLGRLITLFEELRESSQLIIITHQKRTMEVADALYGVTMRGDGVSTVISQRLVEA, from the coding sequence GTGCATCTGAAAAGTCTAACCGTGCGCGGCTTCAAATCCTTCGCCTCTGCGACGACGTTCGACTTCGAGCCGGGAGTAACGGCAGTGGTAGGCCCCAACGGGTCGGGGAAGTCCAACGTGGTGGATGCCCTCGCCTGGGTGATGGGCGAACAGGGGGCCAAGACCCTCCGCGGCGGCAAGATGGAGGACGTCATCTTCGCAGGGACGTCCGGACGCCCACCGCTGGGCCGTGCCCAGGTCTCCCTGACCATCGACAACGCCGACGGCGCCCTGCCCATCGAATACGCCGAAGTCACCATTTCCCGCACCCTGTTCCGGACCGGCGGTTCCGAGTACGCGATCAACGGCAGCACCTGCCGGCTCCTTGACATCCAGGAATTGCTCTCGGACTCCGGGTTGGGCCGGGAAATGCATGTGATCGTGGGACAGGGACAACTGGACAAGGTGCTGCACGCCACCCCTGAGGACCGTCGGGGCTTCATCGAGGAAGCCGCCGGAATCCTGAAGCATCGGCGACGCCGCGAAAAAACGGTGCGCAAGCTTGATGCAATGCAGGCGAACCTGACCCGGTTGACCGACCTCACCGGTGAAATCCGCCGCCAGCTGACCCCCCTGGGGAAACAGGCCGACGTCGCCCGTCGCGCCAAGACGGTCCAGTTCGACGTCCGGGATGCCCGAGCTCGGCTCATGGCCGACAACCTGGTGCAGCTGGTCAACTCGTTCGAGCAGGAGGTGGCTGACGAGACAGCCCTCAAGGAACGCCGGGCCGACGTCGAGAAGCTCCTGGCCACCGGCCGCTCCCGGCAGGCGGACCTTGAGCGACTCGCTGCTGAGGCGACACCACGGCTGAACACGGCCAGGGACACCTGGTACCAGCTGGCCAGCACCCGTGAACGGTTCAGGTCGCTGGGTAGCCTCGCCGATGAACGCACCCGGCTGCTGGGCAGCGGCGCGGAGGACGACGCGTCGCGGACCAGCAGCAGGACCCCAGACGAGTTGGATCAGCAGGCTGCCCGCGTACGCACCGAGGAAGCCACCCTGCGCGGGGACGTTGCTGACCGGCGGGAAGCCCTCGAGACGGCCGTTGAGCTGCGCGGTGACGCCGAGGACGCTGCAGCACTGGAAGATAAACGCCTCACCGGGCTGCTGCGTGCAGCCGCCGACCGGAGAGAGGGCCTGGCCAAGCTCACCGGTCAGGTGGGAGCGGCCAGGTCGCGGGTGGAATCGGCGGAAGCGGAGCTGGGCAGGCTTCGGGTCTCGGTTGCCGACGTCGACGTGCGACGCACCGCAGCCCAGCAGGAGTTTGCCGCCCTGGAGGTACAGGTGGCCGGCGCCGAGCAGGGCGAGGAGAACCTCGACGAAACGTATGAGACGGCCAGCGCCGCCCTGGCGACAGTCCAGGCTGAGCTCGAGGAACTGACCCGGCAGGAACGCGCGGCAGACCGGGAGCGTGAGTCGCTGCAGGCGCGCAGGGAGGCCCTCCAGACCGGACTGCAACGCCGCGACGGGAGCCAGGTGGTGCTCGACGGAGGCCTGGACGGCGTGCTCGCTGCCGTCACTGAACTGATTACCGTTCGGCAGGGGTACGAGACGGCCATTGCGGCGGCCCTTGGCCCCGCAGCCGACGCCGTCGCGGTCCGGGACCTGCAGGCAGCCGACAGCGCGTTGCGTCGTGTGATCGACGACGACGCCGGGCAGGTGGCACTGCTTGTCGCCGGTGGTGCCGAGGCCGGTGGTACTGATGTCGGTAGGGCAGATGGCGGTGGTATTGATGCCGGTGGGACAAATGCCAGCGGCGTGTCTGCGACGGTGGGGAGTTCCTACGGTGAGCCGGGCGCGAGAGCTCGGGTTTCTGCCGAGGCACTTCCCCCGGGTGCCGTGCCGGCGGCAGACCTGGTCCGCTGCGACGCCCGGATCGCCGGCGTCGTCGGGACCATGCTGGCCCACAGTGTCGTCGTCGACCTCCTTGATCAGGCATTCGACCTGGTGGAGACGCACCCACACCTCACCGCGGTGACCCGCGACGGGCATCTCGTGACCGTGGCTTCCGTCCGGGGCGGCTCAGCCGCCGAGCCCGGGGTCCTGGAGATCCAGGCGGCAGTTGATGAGACCACCGGCCGGCTGGAAGCGGCCGCCAACCGGAGGGAACGGGCACGGTTCGAGATTGTCGCCGCGACAGCGCGGCTCGAGGACGCCCAGCTGGCTGCCGATACGGCGCTGGAGCAGCTCCACGAATCGGATGCACGGCTGGCGGCAGTGGCCGAGAAGCTGGGACAACTGGGTTCGGTGGTGCGCTCCGCGGCAGGAGAGACGGAGCGGTTAACCCAGCTCGCTGACGCCGCTGCCGCCAACCTCGCCACCGAACAGGACCGGCTGCACGAGGTCACCGCGCGGCTCGCGGCTGCCCAGGACGTTCCCGCCGAAACCGAACCGTCGACCGAGCACCGGGACCTGCTCGCCCTGGGCGCCGCCCAGGCACGGCAGGCCGAAATGGACGCCCGGCTGTCGTTGCGAAGCGCCGAGGAGCAGCTCCGCGCAATCGCCAACCGGGCGGTTTCCCTGGAACGGGCGGCAATCGCCGAACGGCAGGCGCGGGTACAGGCCGCCGAACGGGCACGGATCCGCCGGGTCCAGGCCCGCCGTGCCGCAGCCGTAGGGCAGGCATCCCGCAGTGCGCTGGCCTACCTCGACGTATCAGTGGATCAGGCAGCACGCCACCGTGACGCCGCCGAGGAGTTGCGCGCCCAATGGGATGCCGAACTCGGCGAGGTCAGGACCGGCAACGACCGGCTGCTGGCCGAGCTCGCGGAGCTGACCGACTCGGTGCACCGCGACGAGTTGGCCCGCGCCCAGCAGCAAGCCCGCATCGAGACGCTCCAGAACCGGTCGATCGATGAGCTGGGGCTGACCGCTGACCACCTCGTCGCCGAGTACGGCCCGGACATCCCGGTGCCGGTGCCCGCCGCTGCTGCGGACAAGTGGGCAGAGCTTCGCGCCCCCGTGGACGACGACGGCAAGCCGGTACCCGTCGGCGTGCCCTTCGTCCGGGAGGAGCAGGAGAAACGGTTGAAGCGCGCCGAGAAGGACCTCGCCTCGCTGGGCAAGGTCAACCCACTGGCCCTGGAGGAGTTCGCCGCGTTGGAGGAACGCCACCAGTTCCTGAGCACCCAGCTCGAGGACCTCAAGGCGACCCGCAAGGATCTGCTGGACATCATCAGGGAAGTGGATGAGCGGGTGGAGCAGGTCTTCACCGCCGCCTACCGGGACACGGCGGTGCAGTTCGAACGGGTGTTTGGACGGCTGTTCCCTGGTGGGGAAGGACGGCTGGTCCTCACCGACCCGGAGAACATGTTGACCACCGGCATCGAGGTGGAAGCCCGGCCCGCCGGTAAACGGATCAAGCGCCTGTCCCTGCTTTCAGGGGGCGAGCGCTCGCTGACCGCTGTCGCATTGCTGGTGGCGATCTTCAAGGCGCGGCCGTCGCCGTTCTATGTGATGGACGAGGTGGAGGCAGCTCTCGACGACACCAACCTTGGCCGGTTGATCACCCTGTTCGAGGAGCTCCGCGAGTCCAGCCAGCTCATCATCATCACCCACCAGAAGCGGACCATGGAGGTGGCAGACGCGCTCTACGGCGTGACGATGAGGGGCGACGGCGTCTCCACCGTCATCAGCCAGCGGCTGGTGGAAGCCTAG
- the ffh gene encoding signal recognition particle protein, whose product MFNSLSDRLTETFKNLRGKGRLSEADVDATVREIRRALLDADVAVSVVREFTAKVKERALGLEVSQALNPGQQVVKIVNEELVGILGGETRRIRLAKNPPTVIMLAGLQGAGKTTLAGKLSKWLKGQGHSPLLVACDLQRPNAVKQLQVNGERAGVPVFAPHPGVSSESETATGDPVAVARAGVAEAHAKLYDVVIVDTAGRLGIDAELMQQASDIRDAVNPDEVLFVIDAMIGQDAVNTAQAFNEGVNFTGVVLTKLDGDARGGAALSVASITGKPVMFASTGEGLNDFELFHPDRMASRILDMGDILTLIEQAEKSWDKDEAARMAQKFSDQEDFTLDDFLAQMQQIRNMGSMKKMLMMMPGAAGMREQLENFDEREIDRVEAIVRSMTVHERVAPKIINGSRRARIARGSGVHVSEVNGLLERFGQAQKMMKKMASGGGIPGMPGMAGPGGFNGGARKGKAVAKGKKKPKSGNPAKAAQERADAEARRNRPSVPSGAAFGAQNDFDPASLNLPKGFEKFLGK is encoded by the coding sequence GTGTTCAATTCACTCTCTGACCGGTTGACAGAAACTTTCAAGAACCTTCGTGGGAAGGGTCGGCTCTCCGAAGCCGACGTCGACGCCACAGTGCGCGAGATTCGCCGCGCCCTGCTCGATGCCGACGTCGCGGTCAGCGTGGTCCGCGAGTTCACCGCCAAGGTCAAGGAACGCGCGCTGGGGCTCGAGGTGTCCCAGGCGCTGAACCCGGGCCAACAGGTCGTCAAGATCGTCAACGAGGAACTTGTGGGTATCCTCGGCGGGGAAACACGCCGGATCCGCCTGGCAAAGAACCCGCCGACCGTCATCATGCTCGCCGGTCTGCAGGGTGCTGGTAAAACCACCCTCGCCGGCAAGCTCTCCAAATGGTTGAAGGGCCAGGGTCACAGCCCCCTGCTGGTCGCGTGTGACCTCCAGCGCCCCAATGCCGTCAAGCAGCTGCAGGTCAACGGTGAGCGTGCTGGCGTGCCGGTGTTCGCGCCGCACCCGGGTGTCAGCTCCGAGTCCGAGACCGCTACCGGCGACCCGGTCGCCGTCGCCCGCGCCGGTGTTGCCGAGGCACACGCCAAGCTGTACGACGTCGTCATCGTTGATACGGCTGGCCGCCTGGGCATCGACGCCGAGCTGATGCAGCAGGCATCCGACATCCGCGACGCCGTCAACCCCGATGAAGTGCTGTTCGTCATCGACGCGATGATCGGCCAGGACGCCGTCAACACGGCGCAGGCATTCAATGAGGGCGTCAACTTCACCGGCGTGGTCCTGACCAAGCTCGACGGCGACGCCCGCGGCGGTGCGGCGCTCTCCGTGGCCTCGATCACCGGCAAGCCGGTCATGTTCGCCTCAACCGGTGAGGGACTGAACGACTTCGAACTGTTCCACCCCGACCGGATGGCTTCGCGCATCCTCGACATGGGCGACATCCTCACCCTGATCGAGCAGGCGGAGAAGTCCTGGGACAAGGACGAAGCCGCCCGGATGGCGCAGAAGTTCTCCGACCAGGAAGACTTCACCCTCGACGACTTCCTGGCGCAGATGCAGCAGATCCGCAACATGGGCTCCATGAAGAAAATGCTGATGATGATGCCCGGCGCTGCCGGGATGCGCGAGCAGCTGGAAAACTTCGACGAGCGCGAAATCGACCGGGTTGAGGCGATAGTGCGGTCCATGACCGTCCACGAGCGGGTGGCACCGAAGATCATCAACGGTTCCCGGCGCGCCCGCATCGCCCGCGGCTCGGGTGTGCACGTTTCGGAGGTCAATGGCCTGCTGGAACGTTTTGGCCAGGCGCAGAAGATGATGAAGAAGATGGCGTCCGGTGGTGGCATTCCCGGAATGCCCGGCATGGCTGGCCCCGGAGGTTTCAACGGTGGCGCCCGCAAGGGCAAGGCCGTCGCGAAGGGGAAGAAGAAGCCCAAGTCAGGCAACCCGGCGAAGGCCGCCCAGGAGCGGGCCGACGCCGAGGCACGGCGCAACCGTCCCTCGGTGCCCTCCGGTGCCGCGTTCGGTGCCCAGAACGACTTCGACCCGGCATCCCTGAACCTGCCGAAGGGCTTCGAGAAGTTCCTCGGCAAGTAA
- a CDS encoding ammonium transporter — protein sequence MDLTAGHVWVLVSAAMVLLMTPGLAFFYGGMTRAKAALNMMMMSFIAVGLVGIVWVLWGYSMTGGDGVAQLFGNPFASFGLEGLIGTEDMIGAGYGVTFAIITVALISGAIADRAKFGAWSLFVPIWVTLVYCPLAFMVWGGGLLSADGAVGGAVGEAIDFAGGTVVHISAGVAALVLAIILGKRQGFGKDPAQRPHNVPLVMLGAALLWFGWFGFNGGAAGTAEEAGLIWINTMVAPAAAMVGWLVLERFRDGRPTSLGAASGIVAGLVAITPACANVSPIGAVGLGLVAGALCALAVGLKYKLGFDDSLDVVAVHLVAGTVGTIALGFIAMPVDGEGGGLFYGAGGGQLLAQVVSVLVAVTLSAVMTAIIGLAIHKTIGFRITADNEVSGVDLSEHAETAYEFGGLGVGGQFHPTNNVAAKDSVSEKVNS from the coding sequence ATGGATCTGACAGCAGGTCACGTCTGGGTTCTGGTTTCGGCCGCTATGGTGCTTCTGATGACACCGGGGCTGGCATTTTTCTACGGCGGCATGACGCGCGCCAAGGCCGCACTGAACATGATGATGATGAGTTTCATCGCCGTCGGTTTGGTCGGCATAGTCTGGGTTCTCTGGGGATACTCGATGACAGGCGGAGACGGAGTTGCCCAGCTGTTCGGTAACCCCTTCGCTTCCTTCGGTCTCGAAGGGCTGATCGGCACCGAGGACATGATCGGCGCCGGCTACGGCGTCACCTTCGCCATCATCACCGTCGCCCTGATCAGCGGTGCCATCGCCGACCGGGCAAAGTTCGGTGCCTGGTCGCTGTTCGTCCCCATCTGGGTCACCCTGGTGTACTGCCCGCTGGCCTTCATGGTTTGGGGTGGCGGCCTGCTGAGCGCTGATGGCGCTGTCGGCGGAGCCGTGGGCGAGGCGATCGACTTCGCCGGTGGCACAGTCGTCCACATCAGCGCCGGCGTGGCAGCGCTCGTGCTGGCAATCATTCTCGGCAAGCGTCAGGGCTTTGGCAAGGACCCGGCGCAGCGCCCCCACAACGTTCCGCTGGTGATGCTCGGCGCAGCACTGCTGTGGTTCGGCTGGTTCGGATTCAACGGCGGCGCCGCTGGCACCGCGGAAGAAGCTGGCCTCATCTGGATCAACACGATGGTAGCTCCCGCCGCCGCGATGGTCGGCTGGCTGGTGCTGGAACGCTTCCGCGATGGCCGCCCCACCTCCCTCGGTGCAGCGTCGGGTATCGTCGCCGGCCTGGTCGCCATCACCCCGGCCTGCGCCAACGTCAGCCCCATCGGCGCCGTCGGCCTCGGTCTCGTCGCTGGTGCACTCTGCGCGCTGGCGGTTGGCCTCAAATACAAGCTGGGCTTCGATGACTCGCTCGACGTCGTCGCGGTGCACCTGGTGGCCGGCACCGTCGGCACCATTGCTCTCGGTTTCATCGCCATGCCGGTTGACGGCGAGGGCGGTGGCCTCTTCTACGGCGCTGGCGGCGGCCAGCTGCTGGCACAGGTTGTCTCGGTCCTGGTGGCCGTCACGCTCTCCGCTGTGATGACCGCGATCATCGGCCTGGCAATCCACAAGACCATCGGATTCCGGATCACTGCCGACAACGAGGTATCAGGTGTCGACCTGTCGGAGCACGCCGAGACAGCCTACGAGTTCGGCGGCCTCGGTGTCGGCGGACAGTTCCACCCCACTAACAACGTTGCAGCCAAGGACAGTGTGTCGGAAAAGGTGAACTCATGA